A single genomic interval of Camelina sativa cultivar DH55 chromosome 11, Cs, whole genome shotgun sequence harbors:
- the LOC104724783 gene encoding transcription elongation factor 1 homolog produces the protein MGKRKSRAKPAPTKRMDKLDTIFSCPFCNHGSSVECNIDMKHLIGIATCRICEESFSTTITALTEAIDIYSEWIDECERVNTAEDDVGQEEEEEVEEEEEEEEEEEDDEDDRVAVKRKYNF, from the exons ATGGGAAAGAGGAAATCAAGAGCAAAGCCTGCTCCAACGAAGAGAATGGATAAGCTTGACACAATCTTTAGTTGTCCTTTCTGCAATCACGGGTCCAGTGTCGAATGCAATAT TGATATGAAGCATCTGATTGGGATCGCAACTTGTAGAATCTGTGAAGAAAGCTTTAGTACTACTATCACAG CTTTGACTGAAGCTATAGACAT TTATAGCGAATGGATCGATGAGTGCGAGAGGGTTAATACTGCGGAAGATGATGTtgggcaagaagaagaagaggaagtagaagaagaagaagaagaggaagaggaagaagaggatgatgaagatgaccGTGTCGCTGTCAAAAGGAAGTATAACTTCTGA
- the LOC104728537 gene encoding uncharacterized protein LOC104728537, whose amino-acid sequence MALQQRDQDILNAISLVKFTKRQLQNLRDDGFDAFMEKVLSFSEKNNTEMLNMAGDFVDSRMPRKITNKSNLHHYKVNCFYTVLDMQLQEFNDRFNELMRLAEFYLDDFSFVERKSLDHQLDIYHDNVQQDDIFTNLKSLGDLAQVMVETRKHLSHPLIYRLVKLSLILLVAASSNERCFSVMNIVKTTSRNRIGDQFLSDCLVCYIKIHDLESVINETVIKRFQNMSERRIHLEDEGL is encoded by the exons ATGGCTCTACAACAAAGAGATCAAGATATATTGAATGCTATTTCATTGGTGAAGTTCACTAAACGACAACTGCAAAACCTTAGAGATGATGGATTCGATGCTTTTATGGAGAAAGTTCTCTCCTTTAGTGAGAAAAATAACACAGAAATGCTGAACATGGCGGGAGACTTTGTTGATTCAAGAATGCCAAGGAAAATAACTAATAAAAGCAACTTGCATCATTATAAGGTGAATTGTTTCTACACCGTCTTAGATATGCAACTTCAAGAGTTTAATGATCGTTTTAATGAG CTGATGAGATTGGCTGAGTTTTATCTGGATGACTTTAGTTTTGTGGAGCGAAAATCTCTTGATCATCAGTTGGACATATATCATGATAATGTGCAGCAAGATGATATATTTACTAATTTGAAGAGTCTTGGAGATCTTGCTCAGGTCATGGTGGAGACAAGGAAGCATCTTTCACATCCTTTGATTTATCGACTTGTGAAGCTATCTTTAATTTTACTTGTCGCCGCCTCAAGCAATGAAAGATGCTTCTCGGTAATGAACATCGTGAAGACAACATCCCGCAACCGTATTGGTGATCAGTTTTTAAGTGATTGTCTTGTGTGTTATATCAAAATACATGATCTTGAATCTGTTATAAACGAGACGGTGATAAAACGTTTTCAAAACATGAGTGAGCGTAGGATACATCTTGAAGATGAAGGTTTGTGA
- the LOC104724787 gene encoding transport and Golgi organization 2 homolog, translated as MGIVAFNWAEGGNNQLMLLMNRDNWGNRVISKASWNRNGQILSGRCKKNEGTWFGISKRGRVAFLVNTSLLLDRVKANSGSELYPLHFLEGDLSPQQFAEELKQHEQESNERLVYSLIVADMTSNSMVHIRKPEAYKSNVVIENVTFGVHTLSSYEGLDSTESPRDLLLSGLFSQMIVDLGNNQLPPLRDIAGKFMYDTEGERDAVFLETTDEHPSGNLDMQRYGTTSTTALVVKHTREVMFFERFMDTNGGWDKHDFNFNIE; from the exons atggggatCGTAGCATTCAATTGGGCTGAGGGAGGCAACAACCAACTGATGCTGCTGATGAACAGAGACAATTGGGGAAACAG gGTCATAAGTAAGGCATCTTGGAATAGAAATGGCCAGATCTTGAGTGGTCGGTGCAAAAAAAACGAAGGGACGTGGTTTGGCATTTCTAAACGAGGCCGAGTCGCTTTTCTCGTGAATACATCCTTGTTGTTAGACCGCGTTAAGGCTAACTCCGGCTCGGAGTTGTATCCTCTTCATTTCTTGgag GGAGACTTGAGTCCACAGCAGTTTGCCGAGGAACTAAAACAGCATGAACAGGAGAGTAATGAAAGACTGGTCTATAGTCTTATCGTCGCGGACATGACTTCAAATTCAATGGTTCATATCAGGAAACCCGAGGCATACAAGTCTAATGTCGTAATCGAAAACGTTACGTTTGGTGTGCATACACTTTCTTCTTACGAGGGTCTCGATTCCACTGAATCTCCCAGG GATTTACTTCTGAGCGGCTTATTTAGCCAGATGATTGTTGATTTGGGAAACAATCAACTACCACCTCTAAGGGACATTGCTGGAAAGTTTATGTATGATACTGAGGGAGAAAGAGACGCGGTGTTTCTTGAAACTACGGATGAACATCCTTCTGGAAAT ttGGACATGCAACGCTATGGAACAACAAGTACGACAGCACTGGTGGTGAAGCACACTAGGGAAGTGATGTTCTTTGAGAGGTTCATGGACACTAATGGTGGATGGGATAAGCACGACTTCAATTTCAACATCGAGTAG
- the LOC104724791 gene encoding uncharacterized protein LOC104724791, giving the protein MMNELFLQSVKDCAGICHPDCERASKEREDYDASEHAAVVAVNLISSARVILKLDSAYTEYSAQYLVDNAGKEDVQGESFTIENVLRYMEEHVQTKMEDRQREIDQESRQLTVKDCLECAFKNGLPRREHWGHLGCTFKAPPFGCHFPRVPMKGEVIEAENLDEAVKLLMEQPVGARLHVFSPEIESVGEGIYEGTSGDGTRYVGLRDVMIVAVKMIEGDLVVTVKLCYKKKTSFVKVCGRRMLLQLNGNDDSQVKEPTCLLVDFCAPRLSIN; this is encoded by the exons ATGATGAATGAGCTGTTTCTACAATCTGTTAAAGACTGTGCTGGCATCTGTCATCCTGATTGCGAACGAGCAAGCAAGGAGCGAGAAGATTACG ATGCATCTGAACATGCAGCTGTGGTAGCGGTGAATCTGATCAGCTCTGCACGGGTTATCCTCAAGCTCGACTCTGCGTATACTGAGTACTCAGCTCAGTATTTGGTGGATAACGCTGGCAAGGAAGACGTGCAGGGAGAAAGCTTCACTATCGAAAATGTTCTTCGGTACATGGAAGAACATGTTCAGACCAAGATGGAGGATAGGCAGAGAGAAATTGATCAAGAAAGCCGTCAGCTCACTGTCAAAGACTGCCTTGAATGTGCTTTCAAAAATGGGTTGCCGAGAAGAGAACATTGGGGACATTTGGGATGCACCTTCAAGGCTCCTCCATTTGGTTGTCACTTTCCTCGCGTCCCCATGAAAGGAGAAGTGATTGAGGCTGAGAATTTGGATGAAGCAGTGAAGCTGTTGATGGAACAACCAGTTGGAGCAAGACTGCATGTGTTCAGTCCAGAGATTGAGAGTGTTGGAGAG GGAATTTATGAAGGTACGTCAGGTGATGGAACACGATATGTTGGACTTAGAGATGTGATGATAGTTGCTGTGAAGATGATCGAGGGAGACCTTGTTGTGACTGTGAAGCTATGCTACAAGAAGAAGACTTCGTTTGTCAAAGTGTGTGGGAGACGTATGTTGCTTCAGCTTAATGGTAATGACGACTCTCAGGTCAAAGAGCCAACATGTCTGCTTGTTGACTTCTGTGCCCCGCGCTTATCTATCAACTAA
- the LOC104724784 gene encoding protein NRT1/ PTR FAMILY 5.3-like encodes MAVEEVGDDYTKDGTVDLRGNRVRRSQRGCWKACSFVVVYEVFERMAYYGISSNLVIYMTTILHQGTVKSSNNVTNWVGTSWLTPILGAYVADAHLGRYITFVIASLIYLSGMALLTLSVSLPQLKPPKCSTANVEDCQKASVLQLAVFFGALYTLAIGTGGTKPNISTIGADQFDEFDPKEKIHKHSFFNWWMFSIFFGTFFATTVLVYVQDNVGWGLGYGLSTLGLAFSIFIFLLGTPLYRHKLPMGSPFTKMARVIVASLIKARAPMSYGSTRLHELPSSEYASKGAFPIHSTPSLRFLNRASLKTGPTNKWSLCTITEVEETKQMLKMIPVIFVTFVPSMMLAQIMTLFIKQGTTLDRRLTSNFSIPPASLLGFTTFSMLVCIVIYDRFFVKLTRRFTGNPRGITLLQRMGIGMVLHIIIMIIASITERYRLKVADEHGLNHQMAVPIPLSIFLLLPQYVLMGLADAFIEIAKLEFFYDQAPESMKSLGTSYTTTSMAVGNFMSSFILSSVSQITKNQGRGWILNNLNESRLDKYYMFFAVLNLVNFLLFLVVIRFYEYRADVTDSAEHKEPKMIDSNNE; translated from the exons ATGGCAGTCGAAGAGGTCGGAGACGACTATACAAAAGATGGAACAGTTGATCTTCGAGGCAATCGTGTCCGAAGATCTCAAAGAGGCTGTTGGAAAGCTTGCTCCTTCGTCGTTG TGTACGAGGTGTTTGAACGGATGGCTTATTACGGGATATCGAGCAACCTAGTGATATACATGACAACCATATTGCACCAAGGAACCGTCAAGTCGTCGAACAATGTGACCAATTGGGTTGGGACTAGTTGGCTCACTCCAATCTTGGGTGCTTATGTTGCCGATGCTCATCTTGGTCGATATATCACCTTTGTCATCGCTTCCCTAATTTATTTATCg GGAATGGCATTACTGACGTTATCAGTATCTCTGCCGCAACTTAAACCACCAAAATGTTCGACGGCTAATGTTGAAGACTGCCAAAAAGCTTCTGTTTTACAATTAGCTGTATTCTTTGGAGCGTTATACACGTTAGCGATCGGTACGGGCGGTACAAAACCGAACATTTCGACAATAGGAGCTGATCAGTTTGATGAATTCGACCCAAAGGAGAAGATTCATAAGCATTCATTCTTCAATTGGTGGATGTTTAGTATCTTCTTTGGTACTTTCTTTGCCACTACTGTTCTTGTCTATGTCCAAGATAACGTGGGTTGGGGGTTAGGTTATGGTCTTTCAACTTTAGGCCTTGctttttccattttcattttcttgttggGAACTCCGTTGTACCGCCATAAACTCCCGATGGGAAGCCCATTTACCAAGATGGCTAGAGTCATCGTGGCTTCACTTATCAAAGCCCGTGCACCTATGTCGTATGGTTCGACTCGCTTGCATGAGCTTCCGTCGTCGGAATATGCAAGCAAAGGGGCTTTCCCAATCCATTCTACTCCAAGTCTAAG ATTCTTAAATCGAGCTTCACTCAAAACCGGACCAACCAATAAATGGAGTCTCTGCACTATCACAGAAgtcgaagaaacaaaacagatgcTAAAAATGATACCTGTCATCTTCGTAACATTTGTCCCAAGCATGATGCTTGCTCAAATTATGACTCTGTTCATCAAACAAGGAACCACCCTGGACCGTCGTCTCACAAGCAACTTCAGCATCCCGCCCGCAAGTCTCTTAGGCTTCACAACATTCTCAATGCTTGTCTGCATAGTCATATACGACCGTTTCTTTGTTAAACTCACAAGACGATTCACTGGAAATCCAAGAGGTATCACATTGCTTCAGAGAATGGGAATCGGTATGGTCCTTCATATCATAATCATGATCATTGCGTCCATAACTGAACGGTATAGGCTCAAGGTCGCTGATGAGCACGGGCTAAACCACCAGATGGCTGTACCGATTCCCTTGTCAATTTTCTTGCTGCTTCCACAGTATGTGCTAATGGGTTTGGCTGATGCTTTCATAGAAATAGCAAAGCTAGAATTTTTCTACGATCAAGCACCAGAGAGCATGAAAAGCCTCGGGACATCATACACGACCACAAGCATGGCAGTCGGGAATTTCATGAGCAGTTTTATCCTTTCGTCAGTGTCTCAGATAACAAAGAATCAGGGGAGAGGATGGATTCTAAACAACTTGAATGAGTCTAGGCTGGATAAGTATTACATGTTCTTCGCAGTACTTAACCTGGTTaacttcctcctcttcttggtTGTGATTAGATTTTATGAGTACAGAGCCGATGTTACAGACTCAGCAGAACATAAGGAACCCAAGATGATAGATAGCAACAATGAGTAA
- the LOC104724792 gene encoding uncharacterized protein LOC104724792, whose protein sequence is MMTDLFLQSARRTAGLCHPDCERANMEREDYDESEHAAMVAVNLISSARVILKLDSAYTEYSAQYLVDNAGKEDVQGESFTIENVLRYMEEHVQTKMEDRQREIDQESRQLTVKDCLECAFKNGLPRRELWGHLGCSFKAPPFACHIPRVPMKGEVIEAENLDAAVKLLMKQPVGARLHLFSPEIDRVGEKGLYEGPSGDGTRYVGLRDVMIVAVERIEGSLVVTVKLCYKKKTSFVKVSARLVLLPLNGDDESQVKEPTCLLVDFCAPRLSIN, encoded by the exons ATGATGACTGATCTGTTTTTACAATCTGCTAGAAGAACTGCTGGCCTCTGTCATCCTGATTGCGAACGAGCAAACATGGAGCGAGAAGATTACG ATGAATCTGAACATGCAGCTATGGTAGCGGTGAATCTGATTAGCTCTGCACGGGTTATCCTCAAGCTCGACTCTGCGTATACTGAGTACTCAGCTCAGTATTTGGTGGATAACGCTGGCAAGGAGGACGTGCAGGGAGAAAGCTTCACTATCGAAAATGTCCTTCGGTACATGGAAGAACATGTTCAGACCAAGATGGAGGATAGGCAGAGAGAAATTGATCAAGAAAGCCGTCAGCTCACTGTCAAAGACTGCCTTGAATGTGCTTTCAAAAATGGGTTGCCGAGAAGAGAACTTTGGGGTCATTTGGGATGCTCGTTCAAGGCTCCTCCATTTGCTTGTCACATACCTCGTGTTCCCATGAAAGGAGAAGTGATTGAGGCTGAGAATCTGGATGCAGCAGTGAAGCTGTTGATGAAACAACCAGTGGGAGCGAGACTGCATCTGTTCAGTCCTGAGATTGATCGTGTTGGAGAGAAG GGACTTTATGAAGGCCCTTCAGGTGATGGAACACGATATGTTGGGCTTAGAGATGTGATGATAGTTGCTGTGGAGAGGATCGAGGGAAGCCTTGTTGTGACTGTGAAGCTATGCTACAAGAAGAAGACTTCGTTTGTCAAAGTGTCTGCGAGACTTGTGCTTCTCCCGCTTAATGGTGATGACGAGTCTCAGGTCAAAGAGCCAACATGTCTGCTTGTTGACTTCTGTGCCCCGCGCTTATCTATCAACTAA
- the LOC104724793 gene encoding WUSCHEL-related homeobox 8-like — protein MSSSSNKNWPSMFKSKPCNNNHHHQQHESGSPSYMHYSNCNISSSFSSDRVPDPKPRWNPKPEQIRILESIFNSGIVNPPREEIRRIRIRLQEYGQIGDANVFYWFQNQKSRAKHKLRVHHKSPKTSKKDKIISPGIDADHCFSLVHQETGLFPVQNNEMLVTQPAGYPSSVQNDLSVAQSGFGFGDFVVPVVREEGVAFPENDESLDKIPAINFYGGDGNGCGGDCFSPLPLTTNQSQEQAIVFHGGENVEDCVSPDKLTVFINDMLFEVVAGLFNVKEAFGNDAILINSFGQPIFTDENGVTFQSLQNGAVYYLI, from the exons ATGTCATCCTCCTCAAACAAAAACTGGCCAAGCATGTTCAAATCCAAACCTTGCAacaataatcatcatcatcagcaacaTGAGAGTGGTTCTCCATCTTACATGCACTACTCTAATTGcaacatatcttcttccttctcctcag ATCGTGTACCAGATCCTAAACCGAGATGGAACCCTAAACCTGAACAGATTCGGATACTCGAATCAATCTTTAATTCTGGTATTGTTAACCCACCGAGAGAGGAGATCCGAAGGATCCGGATCCGGCTTCAAGAATACGGTCAAATCGGCGACGCAAACGTGTTTTACTGGTTTCAAAACCAGAAATCTCGAGCAAAACACAAACTTCGTGTTCATCACAAAAGCCCTAAAACGTCAAAGAAAGACAAGATCATAAGTCCTGGTATCGATGCTGATCAttgttttagtttggttcaCCAAGAAACCGGTTTATTTCCGGTTCAAAACAATGAAATGTTGGTAACCCAACCTGCCGGTTATCCATCCTCCGTTCAAAATGATCTGAGCGTGGCTCAATCAGGGTTTGgttttggtgattttgttgTACCGGTGGTAAGGGAAGAAGGTGTGGCATTCCCCGAGAATGATGAAAGCTTGGATAAGATTCCGGCAATCAATTTTTACGGTGGAGATGGAAATGGCTGTGGTGGAGATTGTTTTTCTCCTCTTCCATTGACCACAAATCAATCTCAAG AACAAGCTATAGTATTTCATGGTGGTGAAAACGTTGAAGATTGTGTTTCTCCGGATAAATTGACCGTATTTATTAACGACATGCTTTTCGAAGTGGTTGCGGGATTGTTCAACGTTAAGGAAGCTTTTGGAAACGATGCTATTTTGATCAACTCTTTTGGTCAGCCTATTTTTACAGATGAAAATGGTGTTACTTTTCAATCTCTCCAAAACGGTGCCGTATATTAcctt atATAG
- the LOC104724788 gene encoding mediator of RNA polymerase II transcription subunit 15a-like: MGNENGEEWREELTSPDGNTDELPIERLIRAVKSASPQALSSAVSDIRSVVSMVDTIAGSAPGNGSRASVGEDLVAMTKCRLHARDFMTQEGMMATTKMKRHKTAMPLSVGSLGGSVGDNYKQFAGLVGMASTVTCGGNKARTETEHALLEEIKEINQRLLDTVVEICDDEDAADPSEKVTSSKECEGTTIRFSFIAVSLSPGLKAHLSSKQMFPLRPLRLLVPCSYPNISPSILDILPVEISKKNEDLSSKVMARFNILLRSLSQPMSLKDIAKTWDACARAVIDEYAQQFGGGTFSSKYGTWEKHVAAS, from the exons ATGGGGAATGAAAATGGAGAAGAATGGCGAGAGGAGCTTACTAGTCCTGATGGAAATACTGATGAGCTGCCTATAGAACGCCTTATTAGAGCC GTGAAGTCCGCCTCGCCACAAGCACTTTCTTCTGCAGTAAGTGACATTAGATCGGTTGTAAGCATGGTTGATACGATAGCTGGTTCAGCTCCAGGAAACGGTTCGAGAGCTTCAGTTGGCGAAGACTTGGTTGCAATGACTAAATGTCGTCTCCATGCAAGAGACTTCATGACGCAAGAGGGAATGATGGCGACCACGAAAATGAAACGTCACAAAACTGCAATGCCACTGAGCGTTGGTTCACTGGGAGGAAGTGTTGGTGATAACTACAAGCAGTTTGCTGGTTTGGTAGGTATGGCATCTACTGTGACTTGTGGTGGAAATAAGGCAAGAACTGAG ACCGAGCACGCCCTTTTGGaggaaattaaggaaataaatcaGCGGCTGTTAGATACAGTCGTTGAAatttgtgatgatgaagatgctgCTGATCCTAGTGAGAAAGTAACATCAAGCAAAGAGTGTGAAGGAACAACAATTAGATTCTCGTTTATAGCTGTTTCCCTCAGCCCAGGTTTGAAGGCTCATCTCTCGTCAAAACAAATG TTTCCTCTTCGACCACTGCGTCTGCTGGTTCCTTGTAGCTACCCCAACATCTCTCCATCTATTCTGGACATACTCCCGGTTGAAATCAG CAAAAAGAACGAGGACCTCTCGTCCAAAGTTATGGCAAGGTTCAACATATTGCTAAGAAGTTTGTCACAGCCAATGTCGCTCAAAGACATAGCCAAGACATGGGACGCTTGTGCTCGGGCAGTGATCGATGAGTACGCACAGCAATTTGGTGGTGGAACTTTCAGCTCAAAATACGGAACTTGGGAGAAACATGTAGCCGCTTCCTGA
- the LOC104728535 gene encoding ubiquitin-like modifier-activating enzyme atg7, translating to MKKITGRVGSVFNVYFDFLCFVRSLVENSDFRVRYCNVIGINVLFCLELELIITGFCGPCSHPQGSNHLRLSSESLPLDEQSSIASSTSHGNRNKCPVPGILYNTNTLESFDKLDKQSLLQAEANKIWEDIQSGKALEDPAVLSRFLVISFADLKTWSFQYRVAFPALFLDPPASLVEIKAASEYFSSQEAESVSAACKDWRNSHLTTDVPFFLVSDSSDSKASIRHLKDCEACQGDHHQKLLFGFYDPCHRPKNPGWPLLNYLALIRSRWNLETVRFLCYRESRGFPDLNLSLVGQALVTLSSRESAETVPNSVGWELNKKGKRVLQSIDLADSMDPIKLAASAVDLNLKLMKWRAVPSLNIDVLSSVKCLLLGAGTLGCEVARLLMRWGIRKITFVDYGKVAMSNPVRQSLYTFEDSIGGGEFKAVAAVKRLKQVFPAVEPSGVVMAIPMPGHPISSQEEDSVLADCKRLSDLIESHDAVFLLTDTRESRWLPSLLCANANKIAINAALGFDSFMVMRHGAGPTSLSDEQRLGCYFCNDVVAPQDSMTDRTLDQQCTVTRPGVAPIAGALAVELLGGVLQHPLGINAKGDNSSSSNGGNNDDSPLGVLPHQIRGSLSQFSQITLLGQASDSCTACSETVISEYRERGNSFLLEAINHPTYLEDLTGLTELKKAANSFNLDWEDDDTDDEDVAVHM from the exons atgaagaagataacgGGTCGGGTCGGATCGGTTTTTAACgttt attttgatttcctctgttttgttcgTTCGTTAGTAGAAAATTCAGATTTCAGAGTTCGTTATTGTAATGTGATTGGAATTAATGTGCTTTTTTGTTTGGAATTGGAATTGATAATTACAGGTTTTTGTGGACCATGTTCACATCCACAAGGCTCAAATCATCTGAGACTTTCGTCAGAGTCATTGCCTTTAGATGAACAATCATCGATTGCTAGTAGTACTAGCCATGGAAATAGGAATAAGTGTCCTGTTCCTGGGATTTTGTATAACACCAATACCCTCGAAAGCTTCGATAAACTTGACAAACAAAGTCTTCTCCAAGCAGAAGCAAACAAG ATTTGGGAGGATATTCAATCAGGAAAAGCTCTTGAGGACCCTGCTGTATTATCAAGATTCCTCGTTATCTCCTTTGCTGACCTTAAGACATGGAGTTTCCAATATAGGGTTGCGTTCCCTGCGCTTTTTCTTGATCCTCCTGCAAGTTTGGTAGAAATAAAGGCAGCTTCAGAGTATTTTAGTTCTCAAGAGGCGGAATCTGTATCCGCTGCTTGTAAGGATTGGCGCAACTCACATTTAACTACCG ATGTTCCATTCTTTTTGGTTTCGGATTCTTCTGATTCAAAAGCTAGTATCAGACATCTTAAAGACTGCGAAGCGTGCCAAGGTGATCATCATCAAAAG TTGCTTTTCGGTTTCTATGATCCATGTCACCGTCCTAAAAATCCTGGTTGGCCACTCCTAAATTACTTAGCACTTATTCGCTCAAGATGGAACCTCGAGACAGTTCGGTTCTTGTGCTACAGAGAGAGTCGCGGTTTCCCTGACTTGAACCTTTCCCTTGTTGGTCAAGCCTTAGTAACACTTTCATCAAGAGAATCAGCTGAGACTGTACCTAACTCAGTGGGATGGGAGCTTAACAAAAAAGGGAAACGAGTACTTCAATCCATTGACCTTGCTGATTCCATGGATCCAATAAA GTTGGCGGCTTCTGCTGTTGATTTAAACTTAAAGTTAATGAAATGGAGAGCAGTACCCTCTCTTAACATAGACGTTTTGTCCTCTGTCAAATGCCTTCTTCTTGGAGCTGGTACATTGGGCTGCGAAGTTGCTCGTCTTCTTATG cGTTGGGGAATCCGCAAGATCACCTTTGTTGACTATGGCAAAGTAGCTATGTCTAATCCAGTCAGACAATCCCTCTACACGTTTGAAGATTCTATAGGCGGTGGCGAGTTTAAAGCTGTTGCTGCTGTTAAACGCCTTAAACAGGTATTTCCAGCAGTGGAACCTAGTGGAGTTGTTATGGCTATACCGATGCCTGGACATCCGATTTCTAGCCAAGAAGAGGATTCTGTTCTCGCAGATTGTAAACGTCTTAGCGATTTGATTGAGTCTCATGATGCCGTGTTCTTGTTAACCGATACAAGAGAAAGCCGGTGGTTACCTTCTCTTCTTTGTGCTAATGCGAATAAG ATTGCTATAAATGCAGCTTTAGGTTTCGACAGCTTCATGGTAATGCGCCATGGCGCTGGCCCGACCTCCTTATCTGATGAACAGAGACTTGGATGTTACTTTTGCAACGATGTGGTTGCACCTCAGGAT TCAATGACTGATCGAACTCTAGACCAGCAATGCACTGTTACACGCCCAGGTGTAGCTCCGATTGCAGGAGCCCTTGCCGTTGAACTCTTAGGCGGAGTCCTACAACACCCACTTGG TATCAATGCAAAAGGCGACAATTCGAGCTCGAGTAATGGAGGAAACAATGATGATTCGCCTCTCGGGGTATTACCTCATCAGATTCGAGGCTCACTTTCTCAGTTCTCACAGATCACGCTGCTTGGCCAAGCTTCCGACAGCTGTACCGCTTGCTCTGAAACC GTGATATCGGAGTATCGAGAGAGAGGAAACAGTTTCTTACTTGAAGCTATTAACCATCCTACATACCTGGAAGATCTCACCGGTTTAACCGAGCTTAAGAAAGCTGCTAATTCATTTAACCTCGACTGGGAAGACGATGAtactgatgatgaagatgtagCTGTACATATGTAA
- the LOC104724790 gene encoding 28 kDa heat- and acid-stable phosphoprotein: MGRGKFKGKPTGQRRFSSAADILAGTSAARPRSFKQKEAEYEEDVENESEEESEEEESEDEADVKKKGTEAVIEVDNPNRVRPKTLKARDLDASKTTELSRREREELEKQRAHERYMRLQEQGKTDQARKDLDRLALIRQQREEAAKKREEEKAARDAKKVEGRK, encoded by the exons ATGGGAAGAGGCAAGTTCAAGGGTAAACCTACCGGCCAACGCCGATTCTCCAGTGCTGCTGATATTC TTGCTGGCACATCTGCTGCACGTCCTCGATCATTCAAACAG AAAGAAGCTGAATACGAAGAAGATGTTGAAAACGAGTCAGAAGaggaatctgaagaagaagagtccgAAGATGAAGCTGAT gtgaagaagaaaggaactGAAGCGGTAATCGAAGTTGATAACCCTAACAGAGTAAGACCAAAGACCTTAAAAGCAAGAGACCTCGAT GCTAGTAAAACCACTGAACTCTCAAGGCGTGAAAG AGAGGAGCTAGAGAAGCAGCGAGCTCATGAGCGATACATGAGGCTGCAAGAGCAAGGCAAGACCGATCAAGCAAGGAAGGACTTGg ATCGTTTGGCTCTGATTCGCcaacagagagaagaagctgCCAAGAAGCGAGAAGAGGAAAAAGCCG CAAGAGACGCTAAGAAAGTCGAAGGGCGCAAATGA